Proteins encoded within one genomic window of Ideonella dechloratans:
- a CDS encoding response regulator — protein sequence MNAPLLSPQDGRTDGPDHVLIVDDDAEIRTLLATYLGRNGFKVSAVGDGRAMWRALEATRFDLVVLDLMLPGEDGLTLCRDLRARSDIPVVMLTARGEETDRIVGLEMGADDYLPKPFSARELLARIKVILRRARSLPANLQPDSARRLQFAGWVLDTQARQLESPEGVVVALSGAEYKLLRVLLAHPNRVLNRDQLLDLTQGREADPLDRAIDVQISRLRHRLGDDSRDPRVIKTVRGEGYVLAAPVTVLA from the coding sequence ATGAATGCTCCCTTGCTGTCCCCGCAGGATGGCCGCACCGACGGCCCCGACCATGTGCTGATCGTCGATGACGACGCCGAGATCCGCACTCTGCTGGCCACCTACCTGGGGCGCAACGGCTTCAAGGTCAGCGCCGTGGGCGACGGTCGGGCCATGTGGCGGGCGCTGGAGGCCACGCGCTTCGACCTCGTCGTGCTGGACCTGATGCTGCCCGGCGAGGATGGCCTGACCCTGTGCCGCGACCTGCGGGCGAGATCCGACATCCCGGTGGTGATGCTGACCGCCCGCGGGGAGGAGACCGACCGCATCGTGGGCCTGGAGATGGGCGCCGACGACTACCTGCCCAAGCCCTTCAGTGCCCGCGAGCTGCTGGCGCGCATCAAGGTCATCCTGCGCCGGGCCCGCAGCCTGCCGGCCAATCTGCAGCCCGACAGCGCCCGGCGCCTGCAGTTCGCTGGCTGGGTGCTGGACACCCAGGCTCGCCAGCTCGAATCCCCCGAGGGCGTGGTGGTGGCCCTGAGCGGCGCCGAGTACAAGCTGCTGCGCGTGCTGCTGGCCCATCCCAACCGGGTGCTCAACCGTGACCAGTTGCTGGACCTGACCCAGGGCCGCGAGGCCGACCCGCTGGACCGGGCGATCGACGTGCAGATCAGCCGCCTGCGCCACCGCCTGGGGGATGACTCGCGCGACCCGCGGGTCATCAAGACGGTGCGGGGCGAAGGCTATGTGCTGGCCGCACCGGTGACGGTGCTCGCATGA
- a CDS encoding Spy/CpxP family protein refolding chaperone has product MRRLTASPSRRLLPVVAGAALSLGLLAAQAQPASAPAAPQPGTSAPAKGWHHRGERGSFDPVARAQDHLARLKADLKITPDQDKAWQGFATQVTQQAETMKKRFAQRPDPKAEAQMHAPERMARQLAQMQEHLKDMQAMRDRVADLYAVLTPAQQTLADQHFARMGHEMRERMEHGMGRPGPMGPGMDPGPRDGGPDMPR; this is encoded by the coding sequence ATGCGCCGACTCACCGCTTCCCCCTCCCGCCGCCTGCTGCCCGTCGTGGCCGGTGCGGCCTTGTCCCTGGGCCTGCTGGCCGCCCAGGCCCAGCCCGCCAGCGCCCCGGCGGCACCCCAGCCGGGCACCTCGGCCCCGGCCAAGGGCTGGCACCACCGCGGCGAGCGCGGCAGCTTCGACCCCGTGGCGCGGGCCCAGGACCACCTGGCCCGGCTGAAGGCCGATCTGAAAATCACCCCCGACCAGGACAAGGCCTGGCAGGGCTTTGCCACCCAGGTGACCCAGCAGGCCGAGACGATGAAGAAGCGCTTTGCCCAGCGCCCGGACCCGAAGGCCGAGGCCCAGATGCATGCCCCCGAACGCATGGCCCGGCAGCTGGCCCAGATGCAGGAGCACCTGAAGGACATGCAGGCCATGCGGGATCGGGTGGCGGACCTCTACGCCGTGCTCACGCCCGCGCAGCAGACCCTGGCCGACCAGCACTTCGCCCGCATGGGTCACGAGATGCGCGAACGCATGGAACATGGCATGGGCCGTCCCGGTCCGATGGGCCCCGGCATGGACCCGGGCCCGCGCGACGGCGGCCCCGACATGCCGCGCTGA
- a CDS encoding DUF599 domain-containing protein: MNGAETWSTWAGLVLGCIIVLLYELRVLVMGRREPERVARAAHARMRADWVRALAEKPGFEIVAVQTLRNSLMSATISASTAALCMMGAVSLAGTQLAAGLHTLRPSAMAPLDILGPALMVVLFSSFVCSALSMRYYNHAGFAMSMPAGSPERMALGPLATDYLTRAGYLYGWGLRTFLMVAPLVGGIVNPWLMPPASLGLVWVLWQFDRPGAVD; the protein is encoded by the coding sequence GTGAACGGGGCGGAGACCTGGAGCACCTGGGCCGGTCTGGTGCTCGGCTGCATCATCGTGCTGCTCTACGAGCTGCGGGTGCTGGTGATGGGCCGGCGCGAGCCCGAGCGGGTGGCTCGGGCCGCCCATGCGCGCATGCGGGCGGACTGGGTGCGGGCGCTGGCCGAGAAGCCCGGGTTCGAGATCGTCGCGGTGCAGACCCTGCGCAACTCGCTGATGTCGGCCACCATCTCGGCCTCCACCGCGGCGCTGTGCATGATGGGCGCGGTCAGTCTGGCGGGCACCCAGCTGGCCGCCGGCCTGCACACCCTGCGTCCGAGCGCGATGGCGCCGCTGGACATCCTGGGGCCGGCGCTGATGGTGGTGCTGTTCAGCTCCTTCGTCTGCTCGGCCTTGTCGATGCGCTACTACAACCATGCGGGCTTCGCGATGTCCATGCCCGCGGGCTCACCCGAGCGCATGGCCCTGGGTCCGCTGGCCACCGACTACCTGACCCGCGCCGGCTACCTGTACGGCTGGGGCCTGCGCACCTTCCTGATGGTCGCACCGCTGGTGGGGGGCATCGTCAACCCCTGGCTGATGCCGCCGGCCAGCCTGGGCCTGGTCTGGGTGCTCTGGCAGTTCGACCGGCCCGGCGCCGTCGACTGA
- a CDS encoding class I SAM-dependent methyltransferase, producing the protein MSQFWDERFAEPGFKYGLQANAFLRQQAQAWPAGRVLLPGDGEGRNSVWLAEQGHRVLAVDSSAVGLAKAAGLAAQRSVAARWSGEQADLGHWAPESQAFDAVVLVYVHLPSALRTGLHRRLVQGLRPGGRLLIEAFHPAQLGHSSGGPRDPDMLMSLAALREDFAGLLTEQLGEEAEVLLDEGPGHQGAARVTRYVGMRP; encoded by the coding sequence ATGAGTCAATTCTGGGATGAGCGTTTTGCCGAGCCCGGCTTCAAGTATGGCCTGCAAGCCAATGCCTTTCTGCGGCAGCAGGCGCAGGCCTGGCCGGCGGGCCGGGTGCTGCTGCCGGGCGACGGCGAGGGCCGCAACAGCGTCTGGCTGGCCGAGCAGGGCCATCGGGTGCTGGCGGTGGACAGTTCGGCCGTGGGTCTGGCCAAGGCGGCCGGACTGGCCGCGCAGCGCAGCGTGGCGGCGCGCTGGTCGGGCGAGCAGGCCGACCTGGGCCACTGGGCCCCCGAGTCCCAGGCGTTCGATGCCGTGGTGCTGGTCTATGTCCATCTGCCCTCGGCCTTGCGCACCGGTCTGCACCGCCGGCTGGTGCAGGGTCTGCGGCCGGGGGGGCGCCTGCTGATCGAGGCCTTCCACCCGGCACAGCTGGGCCACAGCAGCGGCGGCCCGCGCGATCCGGACATGCTGATGAGCTTGGCGGCCCTGCGAGAGGACTTCGCCGGCCTGCTGACCGAGCAGCTGGGCGAGGAGGCCGAGGTGCTGCTGGACGAGGGCCCCGGCCACCAGGGCGCGGCCCGGGTCACCCGCTATGTCGGAATGCGCCCGTGA
- a CDS encoding MBL fold metallo-hydrolase gives MTPQAQIESFHDPATHTFSHLVLDPVTRDCALIDTVLDYDPASGRTSTTSAQRLLDRVQALQARVVWILETHVHADHLSAAAWLKERLGGQIGVGEHIVTVQQTFGRLFNAEPSFVPDGRAFDHRFADDEVFQIGTLRLRALHTPGHTPACMSYLLEDADRPVAFVGDTLFRPDYGSARCDFPGGDAAALYRSVRRLLALPPQTLLYFCHDYPSAGQEPRLSSTVAEQRAANIHLHDGVTEAEFVAMRRQRDATLAMPTLLLPSVQVNMRAGHLPPAEDNGTRYLKIPLDRL, from the coding sequence ATGACCCCACAGGCACAGATCGAATCATTCCACGACCCCGCGACCCACACCTTCAGCCATCTGGTGCTGGACCCGGTCACGCGGGACTGCGCCCTGATCGATACGGTACTCGATTACGACCCGGCCTCCGGCCGCACATCCACCACCAGCGCCCAGCGCCTGCTGGACCGGGTGCAGGCCCTGCAGGCCCGGGTGGTGTGGATCCTGGAAACCCATGTGCACGCCGACCACCTCTCGGCCGCCGCCTGGCTGAAGGAACGGCTGGGCGGGCAGATCGGCGTGGGCGAGCACATCGTCACGGTGCAGCAGACCTTCGGGCGCCTGTTCAATGCCGAACCGTCCTTCGTGCCGGACGGTCGGGCCTTCGACCACCGCTTCGCCGACGACGAGGTCTTCCAGATCGGCACGCTGCGCCTGCGCGCCCTGCACACCCCCGGCCACACCCCCGCCTGCATGAGCTACCTGCTGGAGGACGCCGACCGGCCGGTGGCCTTCGTCGGCGACACCCTGTTCCGGCCGGACTACGGCAGTGCCCGTTGCGACTTCCCCGGTGGCGACGCCGCCGCGCTGTACCGCTCGGTGCGCCGCCTGCTGGCCCTGCCACCGCAGACCCTGCTGTACTTCTGCCACGATTACCCGTCCGCCGGCCAGGAGCCCCGGCTCAGCAGCACGGTGGCCGAGCAGCGCGCGGCCAACATCCACCTGCATGACGGGGTGACCGAGGCCGAGTTCGTGGCGATGCGCCGCCAGCGCGACGCCACATTGGCCATGCCCACGCTGCTGCTGCCCTCGGTGCAGGTCAACATGCGGGCCGGCCACCTGCCGCCCGCCGAAGACAATGGCACCCGTTACCTCAAGATCCCCCTCGACCGGCTCTGA
- a CDS encoding SLAC1 anion channel family protein, with the protein MASSPTPLKHLAPGWFAIPMGLCGLSLAWWRAAPLMGEMATGIALVCGLAAALAWAALGVASLLRWQHYPQAWAEDLKHPVRHTLVATLPVATLLLATVGVLALGPHPAVRLLWWLGSLGQFGVTLWVMARWWRPREQGGLARPSITPALLIPVVGNVVAPLGGVALGHGEWATAQFGIGLLLWPVVLALLGARSLVQGPMPERLLPTAFILIAPPAVCGSAVMELGAPLALGWLFWGMALFALGWAATLARRLQPLAFSVMHWALSFPLAALASLTLRLAQPGGLLAVLGPVLLALCSLIILGLLMATWRGLREGSLLAPEPVAQIIPSSA; encoded by the coding sequence ATGGCGTCCTCCCCCACCCCGCTCAAGCACCTGGCCCCCGGCTGGTTCGCCATTCCCATGGGCCTGTGCGGCCTCTCGCTCGCCTGGTGGCGGGCCGCCCCTCTGATGGGCGAGATGGCCACCGGCATCGCCCTGGTCTGCGGCCTGGCCGCGGCGCTGGCCTGGGCGGCGCTGGGGGTGGCCAGCCTGCTGCGCTGGCAGCACTACCCCCAGGCCTGGGCCGAAGACCTGAAGCACCCGGTGCGGCACACCCTGGTGGCCACTCTGCCGGTGGCCACTCTGCTGCTGGCCACGGTGGGCGTGCTGGCCCTCGGGCCGCACCCGGCCGTGCGGCTGCTGTGGTGGCTGGGCTCGCTGGGGCAGTTCGGCGTCACGCTGTGGGTGATGGCCCGCTGGTGGCGGCCCAGGGAACAAGGTGGCCTGGCCCGGCCCAGCATCACGCCAGCCCTGCTGATCCCGGTGGTGGGCAATGTGGTGGCGCCGCTGGGCGGCGTGGCGCTGGGTCATGGCGAGTGGGCCACCGCCCAGTTCGGCATCGGCCTGCTGCTGTGGCCGGTGGTGCTGGCCCTGCTGGGGGCCCGCAGCCTGGTCCAGGGCCCGATGCCCGAGCGCCTGCTGCCCACCGCCTTCATCCTGATCGCGCCACCGGCCGTCTGCGGCAGCGCGGTGATGGAGCTGGGCGCCCCGCTGGCCCTGGGCTGGCTGTTCTGGGGCATGGCCCTGTTCGCCCTGGGCTGGGCCGCCACGCTGGCGCGCCGCCTGCAGCCCCTGGCCTTTTCGGTGATGCACTGGGCGCTGTCCTTCCCGCTGGCCGCCCTGGCCAGCCTGACCCTGCGCCTGGCCCAGCCCGGTGGGCTGCTGGCGGTGCTGGGCCCGGTGCTGCTGGCCCTGTGCTCGCTGATCATCCTGGGCCTGCTGATGGCCACCTGGCGCGGCCTGCGCGAGGGCAGCCTGCTGGCGCCCGAGCCGGTGGCCCAGATCATCCCCTCGAGCGCCTGA
- a CDS encoding thioredoxin family protein, translated as MSTAESSPSSSPALLLACLCAAWCPTCVSYQEAFQALAAQHPEARLVWIDIEDHADALEAGDEDIPDIENFPTLLLLRDGQAVFHGTVLPHAQVAERLLQQAPSLRPLADASVRALARAVAGLAADPALDMG; from the coding sequence ATGTCCACCGCCGAGTCCTCCCCGTCTTCCTCGCCCGCCCTGCTGCTGGCCTGCCTGTGCGCGGCCTGGTGCCCCACCTGCGTGAGCTACCAGGAGGCCTTCCAGGCCCTGGCCGCCCAGCACCCCGAGGCGCGCCTGGTGTGGATCGACATCGAGGACCATGCCGACGCGCTGGAGGCCGGCGACGAGGACATCCCGGACATCGAGAACTTCCCCACGCTGCTGTTGCTGCGCGATGGGCAAGCGGTGTTCCACGGCACGGTGCTGCCGCACGCCCAGGTGGCCGAGCGCCTGCTGCAGCAGGCCCCCAGCCTGCGGCCGCTGGCCGACGCGTCGGTGCGGGCTCTGGCACGCGCGGTGGCCGGTCTGGCGGCCGACCCGGCCCTGGACATGGGCTGA